The Thermococcus sp. genome window below encodes:
- a CDS encoding CBS domain-containing protein, whose protein sequence is MERPLRVKAKKARVLHTKKKLLQLKRREELSHNIRYIEKVPVEIVMDRDFVRVRPEDSLATLIGLLRGEESSAVVVDDSGRLVGFVTVKDILHLFAPLRHHSVVGLSLLKRYAVNRATRVGDIMVTRPITVNAGDTLGHAISVMLESGKHHLPVVDDSGRAVGLLEVKDIIRLIRLVSL, encoded by the coding sequence ATGGAGCGTCCGCTGAGGGTTAAGGCCAAGAAGGCGAGGGTTCTTCACACGAAGAAAAAGCTCCTCCAGCTCAAGAGGAGGGAGGAGCTAAGCCACAACATCCGCTACATAGAGAAGGTTCCCGTTGAGATAGTCATGGACAGGGACTTCGTCAGGGTTAGGCCCGAGGACTCTCTGGCGACTTTGATTGGCCTTTTGAGGGGTGAAGAAAGCTCGGCAGTTGTGGTCGATGACTCGGGAAGGCTAGTTGGCTTCGTCACGGTGAAGGACATACTCCACCTCTTCGCTCCGTTAAGGCACCACTCCGTCGTCGGCCTCTCGCTTCTCAAACGCTACGCCGTCAACAGGGCCACCCGCGTGGGGGACATAATGGTGACAAGGCCGATAACGGTTAACGCCGGGGACACACTTGGACACGCGATAAGCGTCATGCTTGAGAGCGGGAAGCATCACCTTCCGGTTGTTGATGACTCTGGAAGGGCCGTTGGCCTGCTTGAGGTCAAGGACATAATACGTCTCATAAGGCTCGTCTCGCTGTGA
- a CDS encoding cation:proton antiporter, whose product MDPFLELALILVTAKLSGYLSSRVGLPAAMGQILGGIIIGASFLDLVAYDEGVRLISDIGVVMLLFLAGLETDIEEFRRVGFPSFVIASLGVVVPFLFGYLLAVEWGYPKMEALFLGGVMTATSVSLTANVLLEMKRLRSKVGSTILAAAVVDDVLGIVILTILVAMSTKGTVSPADVGIILAEVSAFFLLSYLLGRGVVKRVLRSSHRINLPETVTSVAIVIMLLFAYLAERFEIAAITGSYLAGVLVAGSEDAKKITDKMITLGYSLFIPVFLVGVGAETDVRVLLVAGSFTLIYSFLAVIGKVLGCGAGAILTGFRKLEALQIGVGMIPRMEVGLIMANIGLAEGVLTPESFSIAIAMVLVTTLVTPPLLKVVFSAGR is encoded by the coding sequence ATGGACCCGTTCCTTGAGCTGGCCTTAATCCTCGTAACAGCAAAGCTCTCCGGTTACCTGAGCTCCAGAGTGGGTCTCCCGGCGGCAATGGGCCAGATACTCGGTGGAATCATCATCGGGGCGAGTTTTCTTGATTTGGTTGCCTACGATGAGGGCGTAAGGCTGATTTCGGACATAGGCGTTGTCATGCTACTCTTTCTTGCCGGACTTGAGACGGACATCGAGGAGTTCAGGCGCGTGGGTTTTCCTTCCTTCGTGATCGCTTCCCTTGGTGTCGTAGTTCCCTTCCTCTTCGGTTACCTCCTGGCAGTTGAGTGGGGTTACCCAAAAATGGAGGCCCTCTTCCTCGGTGGCGTCATGACGGCAACGAGCGTCAGCTTAACCGCCAACGTGCTCCTTGAGATGAAACGCCTCCGCTCCAAGGTCGGCTCGACGATTCTGGCGGCGGCAGTTGTTGATGACGTTCTCGGCATAGTAATCCTTACAATTCTCGTGGCCATGAGCACCAAAGGAACCGTCTCGCCGGCTGATGTCGGGATTATACTCGCCGAGGTTTCGGCGTTCTTTCTCCTCAGCTATCTCCTTGGTAGAGGGGTTGTAAAGAGGGTTCTCCGCTCGTCCCACCGGATAAACCTTCCCGAGACCGTGACGAGTGTCGCGATAGTTATAATGCTCCTCTTTGCCTACCTCGCGGAGCGCTTTGAGATAGCGGCCATAACGGGTTCCTACCTTGCTGGGGTTCTCGTTGCGGGAAGCGAGGATGCTAAAAAGATAACTGACAAGATGATAACCCTTGGTTATTCCCTCTTCATCCCGGTCTTTCTCGTGGGTGTTGGAGCGGAAACCGATGTCAGGGTTCTCCTGGTGGCTGGTTCCTTCACGCTCATATACTCTTTCCTCGCGGTAATTGGAAAGGTTCTGGGCTGTGGGGCCGGGGCTATTCTCACGGGCTTCAGAAAACTGGAGGCCCTCCAGATAGGGGTTGGAATGATTCCGAGAATGGAGGTTGGTCTTATAATGGCCAACATAGGCCTTGCCGAGGGCGTTTTAACTCCTGAAAGTTTTTCCATAGCGATAGCGATGGTCCTCGTCACGACCCTCGTCACTCCTCCGTTGCTGAAGGTTGTTTTCTCGGCTGGTCGTTGA
- a CDS encoding DUF257 family protein — protein sequence MGIAEIVMNRRTSALVEHTSEDIVGYVFFKFLRGIIDYYDGSMDIVVTDFVDSLPVYLHQAELLGLDVDFIGNISVIKVGGKINVGNVLYKVPISPYPVYKTRYEDALSKIVESRAGRVQLNVQLGIEMVMNLFDRKELIEQIHDIGRQIIQNKDVINVVFVNVEAVERASSEALPLLRVMFPLVFQLRGGGETFTVRKSVFPRLRGISGEV from the coding sequence GTGGGAATCGCAGAGATAGTGATGAACCGAAGGACTAGCGCCCTAGTTGAGCACACCTCTGAGGACATAGTAGGCTATGTGTTTTTCAAGTTCCTACGCGGAATCATAGACTATTACGATGGTTCAATGGACATAGTGGTAACGGATTTTGTTGATTCTCTGCCAGTGTACCTTCATCAGGCCGAGCTTCTTGGCTTGGACGTTGACTTTATAGGCAACATCTCAGTCATCAAAGTTGGAGGCAAAATAAACGTTGGAAACGTTCTCTACAAGGTGCCAATATCCCCGTATCCAGTTTACAAGACCCGCTATGAGGATGCACTGTCCAAGATAGTTGAGAGCAGAGCCGGTAGGGTTCAGCTCAACGTCCAGCTAGGAATTGAGATGGTCATGAATCTCTTTGACAGAAAGGAGCTGATTGAGCAAATACATGACATCGGGCGTCAGATAATCCAGAACAAGGACGTTATCAACGTGGTATTTGTCAATGTTGAGGCCGTTGAAAGGGCCTCCTCTGAGGCTCTGCCCCTCTTGAGGGTCATGTTTCCTTTGGTCTTTCAGCTTAGGGGCGGAGGGGAGACGTTTACCGTTAGGAAGAGCGTCTTTCCAAGACTCAGGGGAATAAGCGGGGAGGTATGA
- a CDS encoding methyl-accepting chemotaxis protein translates to MNFRRKLFLSIALPLVLVLISAILTQQFAVRELTRSLVSSGASVQFALNSHERVLWMSVGVMALTALASGGMAYRLMSSVLEPVVEVTRVAGAISEGRLKEAERMIERISYRERDEIGRLLDAFRVISTDVLETLELIAERMEKLAEGDVSEELTAHAKGDFEEILNSMRSAIGNMKNLMVTVKELAMTLENRADELTRITSEISEAVNQVAEAISQVSVEAQRQQESITMVMDSVNLTAGLTRKTLDAVEEFSDVVNEVLTIAREGEEKGDKAISQIEQIQSSMRAISEAVSEVADRSRRIDEIINAISAIAEQTNLLALNAAVEAARAGELGKGFAVVADEIRKLAEESKQAAERIKSIVSEIQDKVENAVVETRNGSKVIEESVDFLRETVGYLVNIGELLGDVEERFSELKSEIEKTSEEVEEAKNALENLAASAEETTASAQQVSASAQEQAAALEEVKRNIIDLRRIVSELRNTVDFIRVEG, encoded by the coding sequence GTGAACTTCAGGAGGAAACTTTTCCTTTCCATTGCCCTCCCCCTTGTTCTTGTGCTTATCAGTGCAATCCTCACCCAGCAGTTTGCCGTGAGAGAGCTCACGAGGTCTTTGGTGTCGTCCGGAGCCTCTGTGCAATTTGCCCTCAACTCCCACGAGCGTGTTCTCTGGATGAGCGTTGGAGTAATGGCTCTCACTGCCCTCGCCTCTGGTGGGATGGCTTATAGGTTAATGAGTTCTGTTCTTGAGCCCGTTGTAGAGGTAACGCGTGTTGCAGGTGCAATATCTGAGGGCAGGCTTAAAGAGGCGGAGAGAATGATAGAGAGAATCAGTTATCGTGAGAGAGATGAGATAGGCAGACTCCTTGATGCATTTAGAGTCATCTCAACCGATGTCCTTGAGACGCTTGAGCTCATCGCAGAGAGAATGGAGAAACTTGCCGAGGGTGACGTTTCAGAAGAGCTGACGGCCCACGCCAAGGGTGACTTTGAAGAAATCCTCAACTCAATGCGCTCCGCGATTGGAAACATGAAGAATCTTATGGTAACCGTTAAGGAGCTCGCCATGACCCTTGAAAACCGGGCTGATGAGCTCACTAGGATTACATCTGAGATAAGCGAGGCCGTTAACCAGGTCGCGGAGGCAATAAGTCAGGTTAGTGTTGAGGCCCAGAGACAGCAAGAGAGTATAACTATGGTGATGGACAGCGTTAATCTAACGGCTGGTCTGACCAGGAAGACCCTAGATGCAGTTGAAGAGTTCAGCGATGTTGTCAATGAAGTCCTCACCATAGCACGCGAGGGTGAGGAAAAGGGTGATAAAGCAATCTCTCAGATTGAGCAAATCCAGAGTTCGATGCGTGCCATAAGCGAGGCCGTTTCAGAGGTCGCCGACAGGAGTAGGCGGATTGACGAGATAATTAATGCCATCAGTGCCATCGCGGAGCAGACAAATCTTCTGGCGCTTAACGCGGCTGTTGAAGCCGCCCGGGCAGGAGAGCTTGGGAAGGGTTTTGCGGTCGTTGCAGATGAGATTAGAAAACTTGCAGAGGAGAGTAAGCAGGCGGCGGAGCGAATAAAGAGTATAGTCAGCGAGATTCAGGATAAAGTAGAGAACGCCGTCGTTGAGACAAGGAATGGCTCAAAGGTGATAGAAGAGTCTGTTGACTTCCTGAGGGAGACAGTGGGTTATCTAGTAAACATTGGTGAACTCTTGGGGGATGTAGAGGAGCGCTTCTCTGAGCTCAAGTCTGAGATAGAAAAGACAAGCGAAGAAGTGGAAGAAGCCAAAAATGCTCTTGAAAACCTCGCCGCGAGTGCTGAGGAAACTACAGCCAGCGCTCAGCAGGTCAGTGCGAGCGCCCAGGAGCAGGCTGCTGCCTTAGAAGAAGTCAAACGAAACATCATTGATTTAAGAAGAATAGTTAGTGAGTTGAGAAATACTGTAGATTTTATTCGGGTGGAGGGCTGA